One stretch of Xiphophorus maculatus strain JP 163 A chromosome 19, X_maculatus-5.0-male, whole genome shotgun sequence DNA includes these proteins:
- the atl1 gene encoding atlastin-1 isoform X2 — MVKHRPERDSWGSLSDKNVYEWSSEEEEPDGRARPIQVLLVKDDHTFELDEAALSRILLSEEVRDREVVAISVAGAFRKGKSFLMDFMLRYMYNHASENWLGDASEPLTGFSWRGGSERETTGIQIWSEVFLVDKPDGRKVAVLLMDTQGTFDSQSTLRDSATVFALSTMISSMQVYNISQNVQEDDLQHLQLFTEYGRLAMEETFLKPFQSLIFLVRDWSFPYEFPYGQDGGMKFLEKRLKISENQHEELQNVRKHIHSCFTNISCFLMPHPGLKVATNPHFDGRIKEIDGEFINNLKILVPWILSPRNIDVKEINGSKITCRGLLEYFKAYIKIYQGEELPHPKSMLQATAEANNLAAVAAAKDLYNKKMEEVCGGDRPFLAPSELQNRHLAIREEALQLFRGVKKMGGEEFSRRYLQQLEGEIDEVFVQYIKHNDSKNIFHAARTPATLFVVIFVMYVAAGITGFVGVDIIASLCNMILGLALITLCTWAYIRYSGEYRELGAVIDQVAGALWDQGSTNEALHKLYNVAANHRHLYHHAFPGAHADAAAAEERDKKKD, encoded by the exons GGTCCCTGagtgacaaaaatgtttacGAGTGGAGCTCCGAGGAGGAGGAGCCGGACGGACGAGCCCGGCCCATCCAGGTGCTGCTGGTCAAAGACGACCACACCTTCGAGCTGGACGAGGCGGCGCTGAGTCGGATCCTGCTGTCCGAGGAGGTCAGGGACCGCGAGGTGGTGGCCATCTCCGTGGCGGGGGCTTTCCGCAAGGGCAAGTCCTTCCTCATGGACTTCATGCTGCGCTACATGTACAACCAT GCGTCTGAAAACTGGCTCGGAGATGCGAGCGAGCCTCTGACCGGCTTCTCCTGGAGGGGGGGCTCAGAGAGGGAAACCACCGGGATCCAAATCTGGAGCGAGGTCTTCCTGGTGGACAAACCAGACGGAAGGAAG GTCGCCGTGTTGCTGATGGACACGCAGGGCACGTTTGACAGCCAATCCACGCTGAGGGACTCGGCCACTGTGTTCGCCCTGAGCACCATGATCAGCTCCATGCAG GTTTACAACATATCACAGAATGTACAAGAGGATGACCTCCAGCacttgcag cttttcacCGAGTATGGAAGACTAGCGATGGAGGAGACGTTCCTTAAACCTTTCCAG TCCCTGATTTTCCTGGTTCGGGACTGGAGTTTTCCATACGAGTTTCCTTACGGACAGGATGGTGGCATGAAGTTCCTCGAGAAGAGACTGAAG ATCTCAGAGAACCAGCACGAGGAGCTTCAGAACGTGCGCAAACACATCCACTCCTGCTTCACCAACATCTCCTGCTTCCTGATGCCTCACCCCGGCCTCAAAGTGGCCACCAACCCTCACTTTGACGGAAGAATTAAAG AGATTGATGGCGAGTTCATCAACAACCTGAAGATCCTGGTGCCCTGGATCCTCAGCCCCCGCAACATCGACGTGAAGGAGATCAACGGCAGCAAGATCACCTGCAGAGGCCTGCTGGAGTACTTCAAG GCATACATTAAGATATACCAGGGTGAAGAGTTGCCACATCCAAAGTCAATGCTGCAG GCCACAGCAGAGGCCAACAACTTAGCAGCAGTCGCAGCGGCGAAGGATctgtacaacaaaaaaatggagGAG GTCTGCGGGGGCGACCGGCCCTTCCTGGCCCCCAGCGAGCTGCAGAACCGACACTTGGCCATCAGGGAGGAGGCCCTGCAGCTCTTCCGCGGCGTCAAGAAGATGGGCGGCGAGGAGTTCAGCCGCCGCtacctgcagcagctggagggcGAGATCGACGAGGTGTTCGTCCAGTACATCAAGCACAACGACTCCAAGAACATTTTCCACGCCGCGCGCACGCCGGCCACGCTCTTCGTGGTCATCTTCGTCATGTACGTGGCGGCGGGCATCACGGGCTTTGTGGGCGTGGACATCATCGCCAGCCTGTGCAACATGATCCTGGGCCTGGCGCTGATCACGCTCTGCACCTGGGCCTACATCCGCTACTCCGGGGAGTACAGGGAACTGGGCGCCGTCATCGACCAGGTGGCCGGGGCGCTTTGGGACCAG GGGAGCACGAACGAG GCTCTGCACAAGCTGTACAATGTAGCGGCCAATCACCGGCACCTGTACCACCACGCTTTCCCCGGAGCGCACGCGGACGCCGCCGCCGCCGAGGAGCGGGACAAGAAGAAGGACTGA
- the atl1 gene encoding atlastin-1 isoform X1, with protein MVKHRPERDSWGEWSLSDKNVYEWSSEEEEPDGRARPIQVLLVKDDHTFELDEAALSRILLSEEVRDREVVAISVAGAFRKGKSFLMDFMLRYMYNHASENWLGDASEPLTGFSWRGGSERETTGIQIWSEVFLVDKPDGRKVAVLLMDTQGTFDSQSTLRDSATVFALSTMISSMQVYNISQNVQEDDLQHLQLFTEYGRLAMEETFLKPFQSLIFLVRDWSFPYEFPYGQDGGMKFLEKRLKISENQHEELQNVRKHIHSCFTNISCFLMPHPGLKVATNPHFDGRIKEIDGEFINNLKILVPWILSPRNIDVKEINGSKITCRGLLEYFKAYIKIYQGEELPHPKSMLQATAEANNLAAVAAAKDLYNKKMEEVCGGDRPFLAPSELQNRHLAIREEALQLFRGVKKMGGEEFSRRYLQQLEGEIDEVFVQYIKHNDSKNIFHAARTPATLFVVIFVMYVAAGITGFVGVDIIASLCNMILGLALITLCTWAYIRYSGEYRELGAVIDQVAGALWDQGSTNEALHKLYNVAANHRHLYHHAFPGAHADAAAAEERDKKKD; from the exons GGTCCCTGagtgacaaaaatgtttacGAGTGGAGCTCCGAGGAGGAGGAGCCGGACGGACGAGCCCGGCCCATCCAGGTGCTGCTGGTCAAAGACGACCACACCTTCGAGCTGGACGAGGCGGCGCTGAGTCGGATCCTGCTGTCCGAGGAGGTCAGGGACCGCGAGGTGGTGGCCATCTCCGTGGCGGGGGCTTTCCGCAAGGGCAAGTCCTTCCTCATGGACTTCATGCTGCGCTACATGTACAACCAT GCGTCTGAAAACTGGCTCGGAGATGCGAGCGAGCCTCTGACCGGCTTCTCCTGGAGGGGGGGCTCAGAGAGGGAAACCACCGGGATCCAAATCTGGAGCGAGGTCTTCCTGGTGGACAAACCAGACGGAAGGAAG GTCGCCGTGTTGCTGATGGACACGCAGGGCACGTTTGACAGCCAATCCACGCTGAGGGACTCGGCCACTGTGTTCGCCCTGAGCACCATGATCAGCTCCATGCAG GTTTACAACATATCACAGAATGTACAAGAGGATGACCTCCAGCacttgcag cttttcacCGAGTATGGAAGACTAGCGATGGAGGAGACGTTCCTTAAACCTTTCCAG TCCCTGATTTTCCTGGTTCGGGACTGGAGTTTTCCATACGAGTTTCCTTACGGACAGGATGGTGGCATGAAGTTCCTCGAGAAGAGACTGAAG ATCTCAGAGAACCAGCACGAGGAGCTTCAGAACGTGCGCAAACACATCCACTCCTGCTTCACCAACATCTCCTGCTTCCTGATGCCTCACCCCGGCCTCAAAGTGGCCACCAACCCTCACTTTGACGGAAGAATTAAAG AGATTGATGGCGAGTTCATCAACAACCTGAAGATCCTGGTGCCCTGGATCCTCAGCCCCCGCAACATCGACGTGAAGGAGATCAACGGCAGCAAGATCACCTGCAGAGGCCTGCTGGAGTACTTCAAG GCATACATTAAGATATACCAGGGTGAAGAGTTGCCACATCCAAAGTCAATGCTGCAG GCCACAGCAGAGGCCAACAACTTAGCAGCAGTCGCAGCGGCGAAGGATctgtacaacaaaaaaatggagGAG GTCTGCGGGGGCGACCGGCCCTTCCTGGCCCCCAGCGAGCTGCAGAACCGACACTTGGCCATCAGGGAGGAGGCCCTGCAGCTCTTCCGCGGCGTCAAGAAGATGGGCGGCGAGGAGTTCAGCCGCCGCtacctgcagcagctggagggcGAGATCGACGAGGTGTTCGTCCAGTACATCAAGCACAACGACTCCAAGAACATTTTCCACGCCGCGCGCACGCCGGCCACGCTCTTCGTGGTCATCTTCGTCATGTACGTGGCGGCGGGCATCACGGGCTTTGTGGGCGTGGACATCATCGCCAGCCTGTGCAACATGATCCTGGGCCTGGCGCTGATCACGCTCTGCACCTGGGCCTACATCCGCTACTCCGGGGAGTACAGGGAACTGGGCGCCGTCATCGACCAGGTGGCCGGGGCGCTTTGGGACCAG GGGAGCACGAACGAG GCTCTGCACAAGCTGTACAATGTAGCGGCCAATCACCGGCACCTGTACCACCACGCTTTCCCCGGAGCGCACGCGGACGCCGCCGCCGCCGAGGAGCGGGACAAGAAGAAGGACTGA